The genomic DNA ATACACATTTCGAGGGCTTTATTAGATTAGGTGCAAAATTCCGTTATAATAAAGAAGAATATTTTTACGGAGTAGAAGCAGAAGAGTTACACGGAACGGAAATGTTGTTAGATGAAGCCTCTGTAACCGGAACGGCTAATATTTTAATGGCAGCTGTTCTAGCAACAGGAGCCACTAAAATTTACAATGCAGCTTGCGAACCATACATTCAACAACTATGTAAAATGTTGAATTCTATGGGAGCAAAAATTTCTGGAGTTGGTTCTAATTTACTAACTATTGAAGGAGTAACTTTTTTAGGTGGTTGTGAGCATACAGTTTTACCAGACATGATTGAAATTGGCTCTTGGATTGGTGTTGCAGTGATGACACGCTCTGAGTTAACAATTAAAAATGTTAGTTGGGAAAACCTTGGGCAAATACCTAATGTATTTAGAAAACTAGGAGTTCAATTAGAGAAAAAAGGTGATGATATTTACATTCCAGAACAAGAATCTTATGAGATTCAGAATTATATAGATGGTTCTGTTTTAACAGTAGCAGATGCACCTTGGCCTGGTTTTACCCCCGATTTATTAAGTATCGTTTTAGTAATTGCAACACAAGCAAAAGGAACCGTGCTAATACATCAAAAGATGTTTGAAAGCAGATTATTTTTTGTTGACAAATTAATTGATATGGGAGCAAAAGTTATTTTGTGTGATCCTCATAGAGCAACAGTAATTGGAATGAATTTTGAAAGCTCATTAAAAGCAACCAAAATGACATCACCAGATATTAGAGCAGGAATTTCTTTACTAATCGCTGCATTATCTGCTAAAGGAACCTCAATAATCAATAATATAGAGCAAATAGATAGAGGCTATGAGAATATTGAAGCTCGTTTAAAATCTATTGGTGCTAAGATTGAAAGAATTAATGAGTAAAAAAAAATGATGAATAAGAAAAAGTGTTTTATGAATTTAAAATAAATACTTTTTAATGATGATACGGAATTTATATAACGAAGAATGGAAAAAAATTGAGTTTGATGAAAAAGTTTCTATAAAAAAGAAATTTAAAATTTCAAATTTTGGTAGAGTTATTTATTGCGAAGGCGATAAAGAATCGTTAAGAAAAAAGAGTTTCATTAACGATTATGAAACTATTTCATTAAAACAAGCAGTAAATAACAAATCTACAAGTAGATATGTTCACAAACTCGTTGCCCAACATTTTTTAGAAAAAGAAAATGAAGAACAAGTTTTTGTTTTACATATTAATTATGATAAAAATGACAATACTGTAGAAAATTTAAAATGGGCAACTAAACGAGAAAAAGAATTACATCAGTTTAAAAACCCAGTATTTATAGAATCTCGAAAAAACATTAAAACCAATTATAAGCTTAGTGTAGGGAAAGTAAAAATTATAAAAAAACAACTTCAAAATAAAAAAAATAGAATTACCATGATTGCTAAGCGTTTTGGAGTTTCAGATATGCAAATTCATAGAATAAAATCTGGTGAAAATTGGGCTCATGTTACTATTTAAGAATAAAAAAAGTGTCAGTCTGACACTTTTTTTTTGTTGGCAACATTTTTGCCAATATAGAGTAGACAATTTAACGATTACAAAGAAATGAGTAAGAAAGACAAAATAAAAGAAGAGGAAATAAAAAACGAACAAGAAAATGTTCAAGTTGAAGAAAATCAAGAAGTTGAGGTGGAGGCTGTAATAGAGGAACCAACAACCGAAGAATTACTTCAAGCAGAAAAAGATAAGTTTTTGCGTTTGTTTGCGGAGTTCGAAAACTATAAAAAAAGAACAAGTAGAGAAAGAGTAGAGCTGTTTAAAACAGCAGGACAAGAATTAATGACATCTTTACTGCCAATTATTGATGATTTCGAACGTGCGCTGCCACATATTGAAGATGATAAAGAAGCAGGAGAACTAAGAAAAGGAGTTTTATTAATTTATCAAAAATTCTACAATACTTTAGAGCTAAAAGGCTTATCTAGGTTAGAAACA from Polaribacter sp. ALD11 includes the following:
- a CDS encoding HNH endonuclease — its product is MIRNLYNEEWKKIEFDEKVSIKKKFKISNFGRVIYCEGDKESLRKKSFINDYETISLKQAVNNKSTSRYVHKLVAQHFLEKENEEQVFVLHINYDKNDNTVENLKWATKREKELHQFKNPVFIESRKNIKTNYKLSVGKVKIIKKQLQNKKNRITMIAKRFGVSDMQIHRIKSGENWAHVTI
- a CDS encoding nucleotide exchange factor GrpE, with protein sequence MSKKDKIKEEEIKNEQENVQVEENQEVEVEAVIEEPTTEELLQAEKDKFLRLFAEFENYKKRTSRERVELFKTAGQELMTSLLPIIDDFERALPHIEDDKEAGELRKGVLLIYQKFYNTLELKGLSRLETNAGDAFDAEIHEAITQIPAPSEDLKGKVIDCVEKGYKLGDKIIRYPKVVIGQ
- the murA gene encoding UDP-N-acetylglucosamine 1-carboxyvinyltransferase: MASFKIEGGHKLKGTITPQGAKNEVLQILCAVLLTPEKVVVNNVPDIIDVNKLIFILGELGVKVDKLSRNSYSFQADEINLDYLESADFKRDGSSLRGSIMIVGPLLARFGRGYIPRPGGDKIGRRRLDTHFEGFIRLGAKFRYNKEEYFYGVEAEELHGTEMLLDEASVTGTANILMAAVLATGATKIYNAACEPYIQQLCKMLNSMGAKISGVGSNLLTIEGVTFLGGCEHTVLPDMIEIGSWIGVAVMTRSELTIKNVSWENLGQIPNVFRKLGVQLEKKGDDIYIPEQESYEIQNYIDGSVLTVADAPWPGFTPDLLSIVLVIATQAKGTVLIHQKMFESRLFFVDKLIDMGAKVILCDPHRATVIGMNFESSLKATKMTSPDIRAGISLLIAALSAKGTSIINNIEQIDRGYENIEARLKSIGAKIERINE